A genomic window from Methanovulcanius yangii includes:
- a CDS encoding (5-formylfuran-3-yl)methyl phosphate synthase, producing MELLVSPSSVEEARYALAADIIDVKKPSEGSLGANFPWVIRAIKDMTDKPVSAAIGDYAYLPGGASLSAYGAACAGADYIKVGLNFNGAEKAGELIGAVVQAVKWQFPEKNVVIAAYADYERMNTISPMEMAPLAAEAGADVAMIDTGIKDGKGLFDFMDISALGEFTDTNGSMNIKTALAGSLKFDDIAPLKEIGPEIIGVRGMVCGGDRSDRVREDLVEKAIAMVR from the coding sequence ATGGAACTATTAGTCAGTCCCTCCAGTGTTGAGGAAGCACGATATGCACTGGCTGCGGATATCATTGACGTGAAAAAACCCTCCGAAGGTTCGTTGGGTGCCAATTTTCCATGGGTGATCCGGGCAATCAAGGATATGACCGATAAACCCGTGAGCGCTGCAATAGGGGATTACGCCTATCTCCCGGGCGGAGCATCACTGTCTGCATACGGTGCCGCCTGCGCCGGTGCGGATTACATCAAGGTTGGCCTGAATTTTAATGGGGCTGAGAAGGCCGGCGAGCTGATTGGCGCCGTCGTTCAGGCTGTCAAGTGGCAGTTCCCCGAAAAGAATGTGGTGATCGCCGCGTATGCGGACTATGAGAGGATGAACACGATCTCACCGATGGAGATGGCCCCCCTTGCTGCAGAGGCTGGTGCGGATGTGGCGATGATCGATACCGGTATCAAGGACGGAAAAGGCCTCTTTGATTTCATGGATATCTCTGCGCTGGGAGAGTTTACTGACACCAACGGCAGCATGAACATCAAGACCGCACTTGCCGGTTCGCTCAAGTTTGATGACATTGCCCCTCTCAAGGAGATCGGCCCTGAGATCATCGGGGTACGGGGCATGGTCTGTGGCGGCGATCGCAGCGACCGCGTCCGTGAAGATCTCGTTGAAAAAGCGATAGCAATGGTCAGGTGA
- a CDS encoding HisA/HisF-related TIM barrel protein has product MDLILAIDLKDGQVVHGKGGHRQTYRPLDWAFSDTAEPGGFLKAYRPKYIYIADLDRIEGTGDNTDLIFACAHSVELCYADRGLTSPEEALNTAGIVDIIGTETAAATLADFTSGFVSLDIKDGHVIPSGEDPTTFLKKLNTTAIDGCIILNITSVGTGAGVDADEAARMRAAYDGTLIYGGGVARRDDLFALADAGYDGAIVATAVHSGEIPLEWVREGKIC; this is encoded by the coding sequence ATGGATTTGATTCTTGCAATCGACCTGAAGGACGGGCAGGTCGTTCATGGAAAAGGAGGGCATCGACAGACGTATCGTCCTCTGGATTGGGCGTTTTCAGATACCGCTGAACCTGGTGGATTTCTGAAGGCGTACAGGCCGAAATATATTTATATCGCCGATCTCGACCGCATCGAAGGGACCGGGGACAATACCGACCTGATTTTCGCATGCGCGCACTCGGTGGAGCTTTGTTATGCCGACCGGGGCCTGACCTCCCCCGAAGAGGCGCTCAACACGGCCGGTATCGTCGATATCATCGGCACCGAGACGGCCGCCGCCACCCTCGCAGACTTTACATCCGGGTTTGTAAGCCTCGATATCAAAGACGGCCACGTCATCCCGTCAGGCGAAGACCCGACAACCTTTCTGAAAAAGCTCAATACAACCGCCATCGACGGGTGCATCATCCTCAATATCACATCCGTCGGTACCGGGGCGGGGGTGGATGCAGACGAAGCCGCACGGATGCGCGCAGCATATGACGGAACGCTCATTTACGGTGGCGGCGTCGCAAGGCGAGACGACCTTTTCGCCCTCGCAGATGCGGGATATGACGGCGCCATCGTTGCAACGGCAGTTCATTCGGGAGAGATACCCCTCGAATGGGTACGGGAGGGGAAGATATGCTGA
- the tmk gene encoding dTMP kinase, translating into MLITIEGIDGCGKSTLTKGLGDALADLSPLFTREPGSTWIGDQVRRGIAEEIDPIAEALLFVADHAAHLAEVIRPALAESRLVISDRYSDSRYAYQQVTLAPYLHDPLLWLRSVHGSWTRQPDRTYLLIIPVEDALERLDGKDGREHFEQGVVLEQVQKNYLLLAEEDPQRFVLVDALQEKEKICSFIAGDIRQLFQSSQ; encoded by the coding sequence ATGCTGATAACGATAGAGGGTATCGACGGATGCGGCAAATCCACCCTGACAAAGGGTCTCGGGGATGCGCTGGCCGACCTCTCTCCCCTCTTTACCCGTGAACCGGGTTCGACCTGGATTGGGGATCAGGTACGACGTGGCATCGCTGAAGAGATCGACCCCATCGCAGAAGCCCTTCTCTTCGTCGCCGATCATGCGGCCCATCTGGCCGAGGTCATCCGCCCTGCCCTTGCAGAGAGTCGCCTCGTCATATCCGACCGGTATTCCGACTCCCGCTATGCCTACCAGCAGGTGACACTGGCCCCGTACCTCCACGACCCCCTCCTATGGCTGCGCTCGGTCCACGGGAGCTGGACACGCCAACCCGACCGTACCTACCTGTTGATCATCCCGGTTGAAGATGCGCTGGAGCGGCTCGACGGAAAGGATGGAAGGGAACACTTCGAACAGGGTGTGGTACTGGAGCAGGTGCAGAAGAACTACCTCCTGCTGGCAGAGGAAGACCCGCAGCGGTTCGTTCTTGTCGACGCACTGCAGGAAAAAGAGAAAATATGTTCTTTTATCGCCGGAGATATCAGGCAGCTTTTCCAATCGTCACAATGA
- a CDS encoding valine--tRNA ligase, whose amino-acid sequence MSPSEEIPKTYDANAVEERWLGIWKDESNYFDPASTKPQFIIDTPPPYPTGNFHIGNGFNWCYIDFLARYKRMSGYNVMFPQGWDCHGLPTEVKVEETHGITKNDVPRDQFREMCRELTIGNIEKMRATMRRCGFSIDWSNEYITMMPEYYRKTQISFLRMLKAGDIYQSEHPVNFCTRCETAIAFAEVSYEDRTTFLNYFNFDGVEIATTRPELLAACVAVAVHPEDERYAGMEGKTLRVPLFGHDVPVIRDAAVDPEFGSGAVMICTFGDKQDVHWWKQHNLELRKAIDMQGKMTAIARPYEGLDTKECRARILADMKEQGILLRQEELDQRVGACWRCKTPIEILSERQWFVKIHNDKIIDAAKQISWSPEHMYMRLENWASQMEWDWCISRQRIFATPIPVWFCENCGEMAVPEEEELPIDPTTDRPKKTCPKCGSESFVGETDVLDTWMDSSISVLNVCGWDGTDIPAHFPAQIRPQGHDIIRTWAFYTILRSIALTGEKPWNEILVNGMVLGEDGFKMSKSRNNIIPPEDILADYGADAFRQWSAIGASTGSDIIFSWNDVIAASRFQTKLWNIARFVLLQLERYDGPEPTGPSALADRWLLARLTGTVEDVTAAMESYQFDRAIRGIREFAREVFADNYIELVKGRLYEGGDERAGAIFALRTALDAICRMLAPMTPFFAEEVYHHLGTQSVHAQAWPVVSYADAGADEAGSLLVNVVSEIRRYKHDAGMALNAPLGDIVVYSPIPVDDAGDASRTLNGTVAWSTDEPDLTRVVRDVEFNMAVIGPTLRGKAKGFMDAVRALPEEYLVLAPATVTVNGEEIPVPTGSFAPVYGYTVAGEEVEVLTLDGGIIVTIGKAA is encoded by the coding sequence ATGTCGCCATCTGAGGAGATACCGAAAACCTACGATGCAAATGCCGTTGAGGAACGGTGGCTCGGGATATGGAAGGACGAGTCAAATTATTTTGATCCCGCGTCCACGAAACCCCAGTTTATCATCGATACGCCGCCTCCCTACCCGACCGGCAATTTCCACATCGGAAACGGGTTTAACTGGTGCTATATTGATTTTCTTGCCCGCTATAAGCGGATGTCCGGATACAATGTCATGTTCCCGCAGGGATGGGACTGCCATGGTCTTCCCACCGAGGTCAAGGTGGAGGAGACGCACGGGATTACAAAAAATGACGTCCCGCGTGACCAGTTCAGGGAGATGTGCAGGGAGCTTACCATCGGCAATATCGAGAAGATGCGTGCGACCATGCGCCGCTGCGGGTTCTCCATCGACTGGTCGAATGAATATATCACGATGATGCCCGAGTACTACCGCAAGACGCAGATATCGTTTTTGCGGATGCTTAAGGCCGGTGACATCTACCAGAGCGAACATCCGGTCAACTTCTGTACCCGCTGCGAAACGGCAATCGCGTTTGCCGAGGTCAGCTATGAAGACCGGACGACCTTCCTGAATTATTTCAACTTTGATGGCGTTGAGATCGCAACGACCCGGCCCGAACTCCTTGCCGCCTGTGTTGCGGTGGCTGTTCATCCGGAGGACGAGCGGTATGCAGGAATGGAAGGAAAGACCCTCCGGGTCCCGCTCTTCGGCCATGATGTCCCGGTCATCAGGGATGCGGCCGTGGATCCCGAATTCGGTAGTGGTGCGGTGATGATCTGTACCTTCGGCGACAAGCAGGATGTGCACTGGTGGAAACAGCACAATCTCGAACTGAGAAAGGCCATCGACATGCAGGGGAAGATGACGGCCATCGCCCGCCCCTATGAAGGTCTGGATACGAAGGAGTGCCGCGCCCGCATCCTCGCGGACATGAAGGAGCAGGGGATTCTGCTGCGCCAGGAGGAACTGGACCAGCGTGTTGGTGCCTGCTGGCGGTGTAAGACACCCATCGAGATCCTCTCGGAGCGGCAGTGGTTTGTGAAGATTCACAACGATAAGATCATCGACGCGGCAAAACAGATCAGCTGGTCTCCCGAGCACATGTATATGCGACTGGAGAACTGGGCTTCCCAGATGGAATGGGACTGGTGCATCTCGCGTCAGCGTATCTTTGCAACGCCCATCCCCGTCTGGTTCTGTGAAAATTGTGGTGAGATGGCCGTCCCGGAGGAAGAGGAACTGCCCATCGACCCGACGACGGACCGGCCGAAGAAAACGTGCCCGAAGTGCGGGTCGGAGTCATTTGTCGGGGAAACGGATGTCCTCGACACCTGGATGGACTCCTCGATATCGGTCCTCAACGTCTGCGGCTGGGACGGCACGGATATTCCGGCGCACTTCCCGGCACAGATACGTCCGCAGGGGCATGACATCATCCGCACATGGGCCTTCTACACCATCCTCCGGTCGATCGCTCTCACCGGCGAGAAGCCGTGGAACGAGATTCTCGTCAACGGCATGGTGCTCGGCGAGGACGGGTTCAAGATGAGCAAGTCCCGCAACAACATCATCCCTCCCGAGGATATCCTGGCCGACTACGGAGCAGACGCCTTCCGCCAGTGGAGTGCGATTGGAGCCTCCACCGGCTCGGACATCATATTCTCGTGGAACGATGTGATTGCGGCATCCAGGTTCCAGACGAAACTCTGGAACATCGCGCGGTTCGTCCTCCTCCAGCTGGAACGGTACGACGGACCGGAACCGACCGGACCTTCCGCCCTTGCCGACCGGTGGCTCCTTGCCCGCCTTACGGGAACCGTCGAGGACGTCACCGCTGCGATGGAGAGTTACCAGTTCGATCGCGCCATCCGTGGCATCCGTGAATTTGCCCGCGAGGTCTTTGCCGACAACTATATCGAACTGGTCAAGGGCAGGCTCTATGAAGGCGGGGATGAACGCGCGGGTGCGATCTTCGCCCTGCGGACCGCCCTTGATGCCATATGCCGGATGCTCGCACCGATGACGCCGTTCTTTGCAGAAGAGGTCTACCACCATCTGGGGACACAGAGCGTTCATGCGCAGGCATGGCCGGTCGTCTCCTATGCAGACGCAGGGGCGGACGAGGCCGGCTCCCTCCTTGTAAATGTTGTATCGGAGATACGGCGCTACAAGCATGATGCAGGGATGGCGCTCAACGCACCGCTGGGAGACATCGTGGTCTACAGTCCAATCCCTGTTGATGATGCGGGTGATGCATCCCGGACCCTGAACGGGACGGTGGCATGGAGCACGGACGAGCCGGACCTCACCCGTGTCGTCCGCGATGTCGAGTTCAACATGGCCGTCATCGGCCCGACCCTGCGCGGCAAGGCAAAGGGCTTCATGGATGCCGTCCGGGCACTTCCGGAAGAATACCTCGTACTGGCACCGGCAACGGTAACCGTGAACGGAGAAGAAATCCCCGTCCCGACGGGTTCCTTTGCACCGGTCTATGGATATACCGTTGCAGGAGAAGAGGTCGAGGTGCTTACCCTCGACGGTGGCATCATTGTGACGATTGGAAAAGCTGCCTGA
- a CDS encoding TIGR00297 family protein — protein sequence MEKEPGMVAASLLALVCIIIAPFITPAWLLSLFVILICALLFLVKKSLYTSFSIAVIAALYGIGVIPLVVFSTTFAIIILGEAAYRIGGRNHAGYIPFTVVATASAFLVMLYSGYNEPLVAITGVVVALILHSALGERNDKVFIETLGVAMTMLLFYEIDFTVDFTLLATAVVIAFAFGYFSYRMKAADLPGIFAAILLGILLIVFADVTWFLVMLAFFIMGSAMTRYRYDAKTKMGVAEGHGGVRGYFNVFANGLAGVAAAVLFGITGDPAYTAFYLGSVGCATADTLASEVGVTGGTPRLITTLRQVPCGTNGGVTLKGEVAGTAGAFILGVIAYLLGVADVTLLVITTLGGFVGTNIDSLIGALWENKGIFGNAGTNFLATLLAGLFAMGVYILLV from the coding sequence ATGGAAAAAGAGCCGGGAATGGTGGCGGCATCCCTTCTTGCCCTCGTCTGCATCATCATTGCCCCCTTTATTACTCCTGCATGGCTTCTTTCCCTCTTTGTCATCCTCATATGCGCACTTCTCTTTCTGGTTAAAAAATCCTTATACACGTCTTTTTCCATCGCGGTCATCGCCGCCCTCTACGGCATCGGCGTCATTCCCCTTGTGGTCTTTTCCACCACCTTTGCGATCATCATACTCGGTGAGGCCGCATACCGGATAGGCGGACGGAATCATGCCGGATACATCCCGTTCACGGTGGTTGCAACCGCGAGCGCTTTTCTGGTCATGCTGTATTCCGGCTACAACGAGCCCCTCGTTGCCATCACCGGCGTCGTTGTGGCACTGATCCTCCATTCGGCACTCGGGGAGAGAAATGACAAGGTATTCATCGAGACGCTGGGGGTTGCAATGACGATGCTCCTCTTCTACGAGATCGACTTCACCGTCGACTTCACGCTGCTCGCAACGGCGGTCGTCATTGCCTTTGCATTCGGGTACTTCTCGTACAGGATGAAGGCAGCGGATCTCCCCGGCATATTTGCCGCAATACTTCTCGGCATCCTCCTCATCGTCTTCGCCGACGTCACATGGTTTCTGGTGATGCTTGCCTTCTTCATCATGGGGTCTGCGATGACCAGGTACCGGTATGACGCCAAGACGAAGATGGGCGTGGCAGAGGGTCATGGCGGCGTCCGGGGATACTTCAATGTATTTGCAAACGGCCTTGCAGGTGTCGCTGCGGCAGTCCTCTTCGGCATCACCGGTGACCCTGCCTATACTGCATTTTATCTCGGCAGCGTCGGGTGTGCAACGGCCGACACCCTTGCAAGCGAGGTGGGCGTCACCGGCGGCACCCCACGCCTGATCACGACACTCAGACAGGTCCCCTGCGGCACCAACGGTGGGGTGACACTCAAGGGAGAGGTGGCAGGGACGGCCGGAGCCTTCATCCTCGGCGTTATCGCCTACCTGCTGGGCGTCGCCGACGTCACTCTCCTTGTCATCACCACGCTGGGAGGATTTGTCGGGACAAACATCGACAGCCTGATAGGCGCCCTCTGGGAAAACAAGGGAATCTTCGGCAATGCAGGAACCAACTTCCTGGCAACACTTCTGGCAGGCCTCTTCGCAATGGGCGTCTATATCCTGCTGGTCTGA
- a CDS encoding DUF7847 domain-containing protein, whose product MAFQSLRGGFQSIRRYPVILLAGLAAGIPLVLTEYFMYSGLIWYGEAAAFFGALLLPFFVAASLGVIREGDGSLGAYFREGRNHYFRVLLPGIFIAVLALVSGFIVMTVLGMVTGGADPEFGAFGFFWVAVPLAFFFFLYDTAAVFGDLKLFASLSRSAQVVLARPFEVFKFIMVSVLLGVVIIFGLLIIGSVFLAGSMSFDETLTTSEVLNMTPEEQEALIGEEALFWFTIIYAFGVGLFTAVFIPFKAAFYQQFAEGLVLPGPSQEQGVYDEKGRWYKYS is encoded by the coding sequence ATGGCATTTCAGTCTCTCAGGGGTGGGTTCCAGTCTATCCGGCGCTATCCGGTGATCCTGCTTGCCGGGCTGGCAGCGGGAATACCTCTGGTGCTCACGGAATACTTCATGTACAGCGGGTTGATCTGGTACGGAGAAGCTGCGGCATTCTTCGGGGCGCTTCTGCTCCCCTTCTTTGTCGCTGCCAGCCTCGGGGTCATCCGGGAAGGAGACGGCTCTCTCGGTGCGTACTTCAGGGAAGGGAGGAACCATTATTTCCGGGTGCTGCTGCCGGGGATATTCATCGCGGTTCTTGCACTGGTATCCGGATTTATCGTGATGACCGTCCTTGGCATGGTAACGGGAGGAGCGGATCCTGAATTTGGCGCCTTCGGATTTTTCTGGGTGGCTGTACCGCTCGCATTCTTCTTCTTCCTGTATGATACGGCGGCGGTCTTCGGGGATCTGAAGCTCTTTGCCTCACTCTCGCGGAGTGCGCAGGTCGTACTTGCGCGACCGTTCGAAGTGTTCAAATTCATCATGGTAAGCGTCCTCCTGGGGGTCGTCATCATCTTCGGACTTCTCATCATCGGTTCTGTGTTTCTTGCGGGCTCCATGAGCTTCGATGAGACGCTGACAACGAGTGAGGTCCTGAATATGACTCCCGAAGAGCAGGAGGCACTCATCGGGGAAGAGGCGCTCTTCTGGTTTACCATCATCTATGCCTTTGGTGTGGGTCTCTTTACTGCGGTATTCATACCTTTTAAGGCGGCGTTTTACCAACAATTTGCAGAAGGGCTGGTACTGCCCGGTCCGTCTCAGGAACAGGGCGTCTATGACGAAAAGGGACGCTGGTACAAATATTCCTGA
- a CDS encoding pyruvate kinase alpha/beta domain-containing protein: MSFTEKTTYYFENPGKENSRDAARIAVQRARDLGIGTIVVASTTGSTARIFMEEMEGTGLSLVVVTHVVGFREPGVWEFDAENESWLRERGAEIVTGTHVLSGLERAISANPKIGGGSRSDAIAEALRRTVAIGLKVAVECTLIATDQGKIPVTDEIIAVGGTAQGADTVCVILPAHTASYFSLQVREIVAMPRNR, from the coding sequence ATGAGCTTCACGGAAAAGACGACATATTATTTTGAGAATCCCGGAAAGGAGAACTCCCGTGACGCAGCACGGATTGCGGTGCAACGGGCGCGGGACTTGGGGATAGGAACCATCGTCGTGGCAAGCACAACAGGGTCCACCGCCCGCATTTTTATGGAGGAGATGGAAGGGACCGGGCTCTCGCTCGTCGTGGTCACGCATGTGGTGGGCTTTCGGGAACCGGGTGTGTGGGAATTCGACGCCGAAAACGAATCCTGGCTCCGGGAACGTGGCGCGGAGATCGTCACCGGAACCCATGTTCTCTCCGGTCTTGAGCGTGCCATCTCTGCAAATCCCAAGATAGGTGGCGGGTCACGTTCGGATGCCATCGCAGAGGCCCTGCGACGGACCGTTGCGATCGGCCTCAAAGTCGCCGTGGAGTGCACACTCATCGCGACTGACCAGGGAAAAATCCCCGTCACCGATGAGATCATTGCCGTCGGGGGGACCGCTCAGGGCGCCGATACGGTCTGCGTCATACTGCCGGCCCACACCGCATCGTATTTCAGCCTTCAGGTACGCGAAATCGTCGCGATGCCGCGCAACAGATAA
- a CDS encoding redox-regulated ATPase YchF → MITIAIAGKPNCGKSTFFTAATLAHAEIANYPFTTIDANHGVAYLRTPCPCQELGVPCTMCTGGVRFIPVELIDVAGLVPEAHMGKGLGNQFLDHLREADAIIHIIDGSGSTDAEGNPVDAGSHDPRSDIGFIEREMAMWIYGILAKNWAKMQRSTQQKTFNIIDAVAENLAGLKITHEQVRDAERGAGINLKSCTDDELIAFCDILVRMSKPMVVVANKVDQSTGEILAGLKETDISFATAAGELALRKAVEGGFITYLPGDPTFAVADGVTLTDAQKRGLGAIAQAMEIIGGTGVQQAINGVVFDLLDMIVVYPVEDENKFCDGKGRVLPDAFLMKRGATPHDMAYQVHSDIGDGFLYAVDAKTKMRIKETHELKHGDVIKIVSTKK, encoded by the coding sequence ATGATTACGATTGCAATTGCAGGAAAGCCAAACTGCGGAAAATCAACATTTTTTACCGCTGCGACCCTCGCCCATGCGGAGATTGCCAACTATCCGTTCACGACCATCGATGCAAACCACGGTGTCGCATATCTCCGGACGCCATGCCCCTGCCAGGAGCTTGGAGTTCCATGCACGATGTGCACGGGGGGAGTACGGTTCATTCCCGTCGAACTGATCGATGTCGCAGGGCTCGTCCCGGAAGCCCACATGGGAAAGGGACTGGGCAACCAGTTCCTCGACCACCTGCGGGAGGCCGACGCCATCATCCATATCATCGACGGCAGCGGGTCGACCGATGCGGAAGGCAACCCGGTGGACGCCGGTTCCCACGACCCGCGAAGCGATATCGGTTTTATTGAACGGGAGATGGCGATGTGGATCTATGGCATCCTTGCCAAGAACTGGGCGAAGATGCAGCGCTCGACGCAGCAGAAGACCTTTAACATCATCGATGCCGTCGCCGAGAACCTTGCCGGCCTCAAGATCACCCACGAACAGGTCCGGGATGCCGAACGGGGAGCAGGCATCAACCTGAAGTCCTGCACCGACGACGAACTCATCGCCTTCTGCGACATCCTTGTCCGCATGAGCAAGCCGATGGTCGTCGTCGCGAACAAGGTGGACCAGTCCACCGGGGAGATTCTCGCGGGTCTGAAAGAGACGGACATCTCCTTCGCCACGGCCGCAGGCGAACTGGCCTTGCGAAAAGCAGTCGAGGGAGGCTTCATCACCTATCTCCCCGGCGACCCGACATTTGCCGTCGCGGACGGCGTCACTCTCACCGATGCCCAGAAACGGGGACTGGGGGCGATCGCCCAGGCCATGGAGATCATCGGCGGGACCGGCGTACAGCAGGCAATCAACGGGGTGGTCTTCGATCTGCTGGACATGATCGTGGTCTATCCCGTCGAGGACGAGAACAAATTCTGCGACGGCAAAGGGAGAGTGCTCCCCGATGCCTTCCTGATGAAGCGCGGGGCAACGCCACACGATATGGCATATCAGGTGCACAGCGATATCGGAGACGGGTTCCTGTATGCGGTGGATGCAAAGACAAAAATGCGGATAAAAGAGACGCATGAGCTCAAACACGGCGATGTCATCAAGATCGTCTCGACGAAAAAATAA
- a CDS encoding MATE family efflux transporter yields MKQVNLTEGSIPRGLMAVAAPIIVGNILQGLVEVADLFFVGRLSPEAIAGVALSLTVIFVLMTVVIGLNGGTTAFVSRYYGKGDYEDAGRVLVQSLAIGFVFSVLISIVGVLWTEDILLLLGADAMVAAEGSAYLTILSLGIAALVEFWIIATFFQSIGDSTTPLIIIAIINILNIILNPVFIFGWFGLPAMGVAGAAMATVLTRTIGLCTGIALLSPLNAQMGFTRHLHIDPPLIRRILKVAIPNMVQSGIRSVTFLIMFTIVTAYGTYALSAYGIVNRLETMVLMPGFGIATAAAVMVGQNLGAGDPARAEQSVWTATAIYGAFMVAMTAFFLVFGASLVGFFDPSGMSESIALSYVQVVSPFYVFLAAALVLSFALNGAGDTKKPMYAGIISYFIVQIPLAILLPDVTGTGIRGVWYAMVVGLLVQLVALYLMFQTGKWKETSI; encoded by the coding sequence ATGAAGCAGGTCAACCTCACCGAGGGGAGCATTCCCCGCGGCCTGATGGCGGTCGCAGCCCCAATCATCGTCGGCAATATACTGCAGGGTCTCGTCGAGGTGGCGGACCTCTTCTTCGTCGGGCGCCTGAGTCCCGAGGCGATTGCGGGTGTCGCCCTCTCCCTCACCGTCATCTTCGTGCTGATGACGGTCGTCATCGGCCTCAACGGCGGAACGACCGCATTTGTGTCCCGGTACTACGGGAAAGGGGATTATGAAGATGCCGGGCGTGTCCTCGTGCAGTCGCTTGCCATTGGATTTGTCTTCTCTGTTCTGATATCCATCGTCGGCGTCCTCTGGACGGAGGATATCCTCCTTCTCCTCGGTGCGGACGCGATGGTTGCGGCCGAGGGGTCGGCGTATCTCACCATCCTCTCGCTTGGCATTGCAGCCCTTGTCGAGTTCTGGATCATTGCCACCTTCTTCCAGAGCATCGGGGACTCAACGACGCCCCTCATCATCATCGCTATCATCAACATCCTCAATATCATTCTCAATCCCGTCTTCATCTTCGGCTGGTTCGGGTTGCCGGCGATGGGGGTGGCGGGCGCAGCCATGGCAACGGTTTTGACCCGCACCATCGGGCTTTGCACGGGAATCGCCCTTCTCTCACCCCTGAACGCACAGATGGGATTTACCCGGCACCTGCATATTGATCCGCCGCTGATCCGCAGGATCCTGAAGGTGGCCATTCCCAATATGGTCCAGTCGGGAATACGCAGCGTCACGTTCCTCATCATGTTCACCATCGTTACCGCCTATGGGACCTATGCCCTCTCCGCCTACGGCATCGTCAACCGGCTGGAGACCATGGTGCTGATGCCGGGATTCGGCATTGCGACCGCCGCGGCGGTCATGGTGGGGCAGAATCTCGGGGCAGGAGATCCCGCCCGTGCAGAACAGTCGGTCTGGACGGCAACGGCCATCTATGGGGCGTTTATGGTCGCAATGACGGCATTCTTTCTCGTCTTCGGCGCGAGCCTGGTTGGATTCTTTGATCCGAGCGGTATGTCGGAGTCCATCGCCCTGTCTTATGTGCAGGTCGTAAGCCCGTTTTATGTCTTCCTTGCCGCCGCCCTCGTCCTCTCGTTTGCCCTCAACGGAGCAGGGGACACAAAAAAACCAATGTATGCCGGGATTATCTCGTATTTTATCGTCCAGATACCTCTCGCCATCCTCCTGCCGGACGTGACCGGGACCGGCATTCGCGGGGTATGGTATGCAATGGTCGTAGGTCTCCTGGTGCAGCTCGTCGCCCTGTACCTGATGTTTCAGACCGGGAAGTGGAAAGAGACGTCTATCTGA
- a CDS encoding nicotinamide-nucleotide adenylyltransferase codes for MKNRGFYIGRFQPYHNGHQSVLERIAEDVDEIVIGVGSAQFSHTVNNPFTAGERVMMITRALEDLGCPYYVIPIEDIQRNALWVAHVRSISPPFEHVFSSNPLVVRLFKEQGIDVISPAMLERHNLSGTEIRRRMLAGERWEELIPPVVAEIIDEIDGVARLQQIAKTD; via the coding sequence ATGAAAAACAGGGGTTTTTACATCGGGCGGTTTCAACCGTATCATAACGGTCACCAGTCGGTACTGGAGCGGATAGCAGAGGACGTCGATGAGATCGTCATAGGGGTGGGAAGCGCCCAGTTCAGCCATACGGTGAACAATCCCTTCACTGCCGGTGAACGGGTAATGATGATCACCCGTGCCCTCGAAGACCTCGGGTGCCCGTATTATGTCATCCCCATCGAGGACATTCAGAGAAATGCCCTCTGGGTTGCCCATGTGCGGTCCATTTCGCCCCCCTTCGAGCATGTCTTCTCCTCCAACCCGCTCGTCGTCCGGCTCTTTAAGGAGCAGGGCATCGATGTCATCTCCCCGGCGATGCTCGAACGGCATAACCTCAGCGGTACGGAGATCCGGCGGCGAATGCTTGCCGGTGAACGTTGGGAAGAGCTGATTCCCCCGGTCGTTGCAGAGATCATCGATGAGATCGATGGTGTTGCACGCCTGCAGCAGATAGCAAAAACCGACTAA